One segment of Streptomyces sp. YIM 121038 DNA contains the following:
- a CDS encoding DUF6409 family protein, with amino-acid sequence MTTATQTTKPTVQDFPTATLVLAGPWFQGHQLDARPAIVVGPFGEPETTTTVLVWYFTIGAPEPGDSVQAMFPNELVPLDDTLTTMHAGTFKDLMVSLRRGRFAYDHGDALRAAVLQAWRERAGLADAAPETGYTLHRS; translated from the coding sequence ATGACCACCGCCACGCAGACCACGAAGCCCACCGTCCAGGACTTCCCCACCGCCACGCTCGTACTGGCCGGACCCTGGTTCCAGGGCCATCAGCTCGACGCCCGCCCCGCCATCGTCGTCGGCCCCTTCGGCGAGCCGGAGACCACGACGACCGTCCTGGTCTGGTACTTCACTATCGGCGCCCCCGAGCCCGGCGACAGCGTCCAGGCCATGTTCCCCAACGAACTTGTGCCGCTGGACGACACCTTGACCACGATGCACGCGGGCACGTTCAAGGACCTCATGGTCAGTCTGCGGCGGGGCCGGTTTGCCTACGACCACGGAGACGCGCTCCGCGCCGCAGTGCTCCAGGCATGGCGCGAGCGGGCCGGTCTGGCCGACGCCGCCCCGGAAACGGGCTACACGCTCCACCGCAGCTGA